The Lucilia cuprina isolate Lc7/37 chromosome 5, ASM2204524v1, whole genome shotgun sequence genome includes a window with the following:
- the LOC111686426 gene encoding uncharacterized protein LOC111686426 has product MLYKLITFAFLVRVWTALAYKYEVQFRDEKFFLPCEKYPNNSLDTVIKRPENVTVLSDSATYFYGDVVIIYDFDPLQKYETNMEFFKFSRGSWQKTLYSIRREDFCTSFFNPSELWSPFLKEMPAEQRKCPFRKGQIFSVNATTDQSFEMPTGSLEGDYWAHFEAGDRKNLDMFFCIDSYFNIYRV; this is encoded by the exons ATGCTTTACAAACTAATAACATTTGCATTTTTAGTCCGTGTG TGGACAGCATTAGCTTACAAATATGAAGTTCAGTTCCGTGATGAGAAATTCTTTTTGCCATGTGAAAAATATCCGAATAATTCTCTAGACACAGTTATAAAGAGACCTGAAAATGTAACAGTCCTATCAGATTCTGCTACTTACTTTTACGGAGATGTTGTAATCATATATGATTTTGATCCATTACAAAAATATGAG accaacatggaattttttaaatttagtcgTGGCAGCTGGCAAAAAACACTTTACAGCATTCGTCGTGAGGACTTTTGTACCAGCTTTTTTAATCCTTCCGAATTGTGGTCCCCCTTTCTTAAGGAAATGCCAGCAGAACAACGTAAATGTCCGTTTAGAAAAGGG caAATATTTTCCGTCAATGCTACTACGGATCAATCATTTGAAATGCCTACTGGTTCGTTGGAAGGTGATTATTGGGCTCATTTCGAGGCAGGCGATAGAAAGAATTTAGATATGTTTTTTTGCATAGATAGTTATTTTAATATCTATCGGGTTTAA